CGGCGTCCTGACGGGGCCGGACCGGTGGCCGCGGGCGGGGCCGGTCAGCGGTGACCGCGGGCAGGGCCCGACCGTGGCCGCGGGCGGTGCCGGACCGGTGACCGTCGACGGGGTCCGGGTCGGTCAGTCGGGCAGGGTCGCGACGACGCAGGTTCCGTCGACCTCGTCGTCCCGGGCGACCTCGACGCCGAGGCCGGCGGCCCGGAAGAGCTCCCCCGACGCCGACGCCTGGTCCGCCGACACCTCGATGACCACGGCGCCGCCGGGTCGCAGCCAGTCGCCCGCCTCGGCAGCGATCCGTCGGTGCAGGTCGAGGCCGTCGGCCCCGCCGTCGAGGGCGACCCGATGCTCGTGGTCACGGGCCTCCGACGGCATGGTCGTGATCGCGTCCGTCGGGACGTAGGGCGCGTTCACCGCGACGACGTCGACGGCACCGCGGAAGCGCGTGGGCAGCGGCGCGAACAGGTCTCCGGTCACGACGATGCCGCGGTCGCCGAGGTTCTCGGCAGCGACGTCGGTGGCATCCGGGTCGACGTCGGCCGCGACCAGGTCGAGCGGCCCGATCCGTTCGAGCAGCGCCAGGCCGATCGCGCCGGCTCCGCAGCACAGGTCCACGACGCGGTCGTACTGCTGCAGGCGACGCGCGGCCTGCACCACGACGGCTCGGGTACGTGCGCGGGGCACGAAGACGCCGGGCGTCACGCGGACCCGGTGCCCGTCGAAGGCGGCCCAGCCGAGGACGTACTCGAGGGGCTCCCCCGCGATCCGTCGCTGCACGAGGCCGCGCAGGCGACCCGGGTCCCCGTCACCGGCCGCCAGCAGGAGGTCGGCTTCGTCCTCGGCGAAGACGCTCCCGCCGGCCCGGAGTCGGGCGGCGAGGGCGTCCCGCGCGGTCAGTGCCACTGCCGGGCTCGAGGACTCAGGCGGCGCCGTCGAACATCGACGTCACCGAGCCGTCGTCGAAGACCTCGTGGATGGCGCGTGCGATGAGCGGTGCGATCGGCAGGACCTCGAGCTTGTCCCAGCGCTTCTCGACCGGCACCGGGAGGGTGTCGGTGACGACCACGCGGTCGATGAACTCGCTCTGCAGCAGTTCGGTCGCGGGGTCGGAGAACACGGCGTGCGTGGCGGCGACGACGACGCCCTTGGCACCGCTGGCCTTGAGGGCCCCGGCCGCCTTCGCGATCGTCCGGCCGGTGTCGATGAGGTCGTCGACGAGCAGACACCAGCGACCGGACACGTCACCGACGATCTCGTGCACGGAGACCTGGTTCGGCACGAGCGGGTCGCGACGCTTGTGGATGATCGCGAGCGGGGCGCCGAGCTTCTCGGACCAGATGTCGGCGACGCGGACGCGGCCCATGTCGGGCGAGACGACGGTCAGGGTCTCCGGGTCGAGCATCTCCTTGAAGCGCTCGAGCAGGACGGGCATGGCGAACAGGTGGTCGACGGGGCCGTCGAAGAAGCCCTGGATCTGCGGTGCGTGCAGGTCGACGCTCATGATGCGGTGGGCGCCGGCGGCCTTGAAGAGGTCCGCGACGAGGCGGGCCGAGATCGGCTCGCGCCCGCGGCCCTTCTTGTCCTGACGGGCGTAGGGGTAGAACGGCGCGACGACGGTGATGCGCTTGGCGGAGGCACGCTTGAGCGCGTCCACCATGATGAGCTGCTCCATGAGCCACTCGTTGATCGGGGCGGTGTGCGACTGGATGACGAAGGCGTCACACCCGCGCACCGACTCGTCGAAGCGGGCGTAGAGCTCACCGTTCGCGAAGGTCCGGGCGTCGGTGGGGACGAGGTCGACACCGAGCTCTTCCGCGATCGCCTTCGACAGCTCCGGGTGCGCTCGCCCGGAGACCAGGACGAGTCGCTTCTGGCCGGTTGTCTTGATTCCGGACACGTGTGGTGCTCACTCCCTGACCCCGCGAGGGGGCCGTTCTGACCCCGCCGGGGCCGATGTCCTGGGCTCCGATCGGGGCCCACCGCTGACGGTCACGAGGACCGCCCAAGGTGTCATTCGCCTCGCGCGCGCCGAGCCGCCTCGGCCGCCGCGGTACCGGGTCGGTTCTCCTCGACCCAGCCCTCGGTGTTGCGCTGTGGGGCGTAGCTGATCGCGAGCGACCCGGCCGGCACGTCCTTGCGGATGGTCGTACCTGCACCGGTGTACGCCCCGTCGCCAATCCTAACCGGGGCGACGAACACGTTGTGCGACCCGGTCCGGACGTCCGACCCGATGACGGTGCGGTGCTTGTGCACGCCGTCGTAGTTCGCGGTGATGGTGTTCGCCCCGATGTTCGAGTCGTCACCCACCTCGGTGTCGCCGATGTACGACAGGTGCGGGACCTTGCTGCCGCGGCCGATCACCGCGTTCTTCGTCTCGACGAAGGTGCCGATCTTGCCGCGCTCCCCCAGGATCGTGCCGGGGCGCAGGTAGGCGAACGGCCCGACCGAGGCGCCGTCACCGATCACCGCGAGGGTGGCGTCGACGCGGTTGACCGTCGCCCCGGCACCGACCTCGGTGTCGCGGAGGGTGGTGCCCGGGCCGACGACCGCACCGGCCGCGATCGCCGTCGCGCCGAGCAGCTGCGTGCCGGGCAGCACCTCGGCGTCCGGCTCGATCGTGACGTCGAGGTCGATCCACGTGGAGGCGGGGTCCTGCACGGTGACCCCGGCGAGCTGGTGCCGTCGGACGATCCGCGCGTTCAGCTCGCGGGCCGCGTCGGACAGCTGCGCGCGGTCGTTGATGCCGGCGACGAGCCACGGGTCCGTGAGCGTGACGACGTCGACCCGGCCACCCCGGGCGGCGATGAGTGCCGGGACGTCGGTGATGTACTTCTCGCCCTGCGCGTTCTCGGTCGTGAGCGCCGGCAGGACCGCGCGGAGGTGCGTGACGTCGAAGGCGTAGATGCCCGCGTTCGTCTCGGTCACCGCTCGCTGCTCGTCGGTGGCGTCCTTGTGCTCGACCACGCCCGTGAAGGCGCCCGAGGCGTCGCGGAGGATGCGCCCGAGGCCGGTCGGGTCGTCCTGGATCGCGCTGACGAAGGTCACCGCGTTGCTCTGGGACGCGTGGGCGTCGACGAGCCCGTGCAGGCTCTGCGCGTCGAGCAGCGGCACGTCGCCGGAGAGCACCACGACGACACCGTCGAAGTCGGTCGGCAGCGCGTCGACCGCCACCTGCACGGCACGTCCGGTGCCCGGGACGTCGTCCTGGTCGACCACGAGGGCGTCCGGCGCACGCTCGGTCACCTCGGCGGCGACGCGCTCCCGCTCGTGGCGCACCACGACGGCCACGTGCTCGGGCGACAGGGACTCGGCGGTCTGGAGCACGTGGGCGATGAGGGGCAGCCCGGCGAGCCGGTGCAGCACCTTGGGGAGCGTGGACTTCATGCGCGTGCCCTGCCCGGCGGCGAGGACGACGACGGCGATCCGCTGGTCGGTCATGCATCCCATCCTGGCGCACGCTCGGGGTGGTCGTCGCCTGGACGCCGTTCTGTGCAGAAGTCGGCGGAGAACCGCACGTGTGCAGGAAGGGCGGACGCCGAGCCGGACCGCCTGGAGGCCCGGCACCGGTCCGTCGGACCGGCACCGGGCCTCCAGGCCGACGGACGGGGTGTCAGGCCGACGTGTCGGTCAGCTCCACCTTGATCCAGCCGGGCTCGCGGCGGTCGAACGCCTCGTAGGCGTCGATCGCGGAACCGATGTGCTCGTGCTCCGTGATGAGCGCCGTCGGGTCGAACTGGCCGGCCGCGACCATGTCGATGAGCGGCGGGGTCACCGAGTGGTGGTCGCAGTTGCCCATGCGGATCGTGAGGTTCTTGTTCATCGCCTCGCCGATCGGGTACGACTGCGCGGTCGGCCCGTACACGCCGATGATGCCGATCCGGCCGTACTTCGCGACCGAGGCGACCGCCCACTGCGCGACCTGCGACGGGCCGTCACCCGGCTTCCACTGCTGCTGCTCGCCGAACCCGTCCTTCGCGGCGTCCGGGGCGACCTGCGCGACCTCGGCGTCGAAAGCTGCTGCCTGCTCCTCGGAGACGGCCGCCGGACCGCGCTTCGGGCGCTCGGCGTCGACGCCCACCGCGTCGATGACGGCGTCGGCACCGATGCCGTTCGTGAGGTCCAGGATCGCCTGCACCGGGTCCTCGCGGTTGTAGTCGACGACCTCGCAGTTCTGCGCGAGGGCGGCGGCCAGGCGGGTCTCCTCGCCGTCCACCACGATCACGCGGCCGGCGCCCTGCTTGAACGCGGAGGCGGCGGCGAACTGCCCGACGATGCCGGCACCGAACACGACGACGACGTCACCGCGAGTGACACCGGCGAGCTCGGCACCGAACCAGCCGGTCGGGAAGATGTCGGACAGCAGGATCGCCTGCTCGTCGCTGACGTTCTCGGGCAGCGGGTGCATCGTGTTCTGCGCCCACGGCACGCGCACGTACTCGGCCTGCAGACCGTTCACGGGGCCGGTCGATTCGGGGCCGCCGAAGAAGCTCGTGCCGGCCTGGGGGCCGTTCGGGTTCGCGACGTCGCACTGGGCGGTCTTGCCCATCCGGCAGTACCGGCAGGCGCCGCACGAGATGGTCGAGTTGATGAGGACCCGGTCGCCGGCGCTGAAGCCGCGCACGGCGTCGCCGACCTGGGTGACGACACCGACGGCCTCGTGGCCGAGGATCGTGCCCTCCTGCATCGGCGCCATGGTGCCGCGCACGAAGTGCAGGTCGGTGCCGCAGATCGCGGAGCGGGTGATGTGCACGATCGCGTCGTGCGGGTCCTGGATGGTGGGCTCCGGGACCTCGTCGAGCCGGATGTCGCCGATGCCGTGCCAGACCACTGCCTTCATGGTGTCCCTCCTCAGGGGTGTCGTCGCCGCGGACGGTACGCCGGGGAGGCTCGGTGGCCGGGGGACAGCGGTGCGTCGGCCGGACACGGGGTGCGGGTGGGGTGGGTGCGGGATGCGGGTGCGGGGGGGGGTGCGGGGGTGCGGGTGCGGGTGCGGGCGGTGCGGGCGTCGAGGCCGAGGTCGCACGAACTGCCGCCGCAGCCGCCCGCGAACGGCGATTCGTGCTACCTCGGCGGACATGAGCGGCACGTCGTGCGACCTCGGCAGGGCCTGCGGCGGCGCCTTCCGTCCGACGCCCCGACGGGAGCCCCGCCCCACCCCTGTCAGACCGGCTCCGTCGGCACGCCCACGGCCGCGCGCCGAGGTCGCACGAAGTGCCGCCGCAGCCGCGGGCGGGCGGCGCTTCGTGCGACCTCGGCGGACATGAGCGGCACGTCGTGCGACCTCGGCAGGGCCGACGGCGGCGCCTCCGCCCGACACCCCGACGGGAGGCCCGCCCCACCCCCGGCAGGACGGCCGCCTCGGCACGCCCGGGGCCGCGCGGCGAGGTCGCACGAAGTGCCGCCGCAGCCGCCGGCGAGCGGCGCTTCGTGCGACCCCGGCGGACATGAGCGGCACGTCGTGCGACCTCGGCGGACATGAGCGGCACGTCGTGCAACCTGGGCAGGGCCGGCGGCGGCACCTCCGCCCGACACCCCGACGGGAGGCCCGCCCCACCCCCGGCAGGCCCGCCCGTCGGCACGCCCGGGGCCGCGCGCCGAGGTCGCACGAAGTGCCGCCGCAGCCGCGGGCGGGCGGCGGTTCGTGCGACCTCGACGGACGTGAGCGGCACGTCGTGCGACCCCGGCAGGGCCGACGGCGGCGCCTCCGCCCGACACCCCGACGGGATGCCCGCCCCACCCCCGGCAGACCCGCCCCGTCGGCACACCCGAGGCCCTGCGCCGAGAGCGCACGAAGTGCCGCCGCAGCCGCGGGCGGGCGGCGGTTCGTGCGACCTCGACGGACATGAGCGGCACGTCGTGCGACCTCAGCCCGGAACCCGCGCGGCCCCGCGCCGCGGCGGCCCCACCCCGCGGCCCCGCGGCGCGGCCCCGCGGCGTCAGGCCGCCGCGCGCGACTCGTCGCGGACGAACGCCATGAGCACGAGCCCGGCGACCAGGACCACGACGACCCCGAGGATCCCGTACCGCGTCGAGCCGCCGATCGTCACCGCGAGCCCGAACAGCGCCGGCGCGATGAAGGACGCAGCACGCCCGGTGGTGGCGTAGAGGCCGAACAGCTCCCCCTCGCGGCCCGGTGTCGCGAGCTTCGCCAGGTACGCCCGGGAGGACGACTGCACCGGCCCGACGAACACGCACAGCCCGAGCCCGAGCACCCAGAACGACGCCTGCGCGGACCCGGCGAACAGCACCGCGGTCCCGAACACGGACAGACCGACCAGGGAGACCATGATGAGCGGCCCGGACCCGAAGCGGTCGTCGAGCCGGCCGGACAGCACGGTCGCGATGCCGGCCACGACGTTGGCGACGATCGCGAACAGGATCACGCCGGACGGACTGAAGCCGAACACCTGGGCCGCGATGATGCCGCCGAAGGTGAACACCGCGCCGACGCCGTCGCGGAACACCGCGCTCGCGAGCAGGAACGCGAGCACGTTGCGCCGGGTCCGCCAGAGCCGTGCGACGTCGCGCCCGAGGTCCGCGTACGCCGACCAGAGCGACCCGCGGCGGGTCGGGTCGGCGGGGGCCTCCGGCACGACGACGAAGAGCGGGACCGAGCTGACGGCGAGCCAGACGGCGGCGATGCCGATCGCGACGCGGACGTCCCACTGGCCGCCGGCGACGGTCGCGGGCAGCTGGAGGACTCCGCCGCGGCCGGTGACGCCGAAGTCCTGGATGCAGAGCAGGAGCAGGACGACGAGCAGCACGATGCCGCCGAAGTAGCCGGCCGCCCAGCCGATCGCGGAGACCCGGCCGGTGCGTGGCCCGCTCGCGACCTGACCGAGCATGGCGTTGTAGCCGACGCAGGCGATCTCGTAGGCGACCGTGCCGATCCCGATGAGCGCTGCGCCGAGCACCAGGTACGGCTGCTCGGGTGCGACGAACACCATGCCGACGATGGACAGGACGATCCCGATGGTGGCGATGAGGACCGAGCGCCGGCGGTGCCCGGACGTGTCGGCGAGCCGGCCGACGGCGGGGGCGACGAGGGCGACGACGATGCCGGCGACGGTCAGGGCGGTCGAGACCACGGCGGCGTTGTGTGCGAGTTCCCGCTCGACGGCGGCTGCCGCGGCGGCGGACGAGTCCTCGGCGGCGACGAGGGCCGGGTCGACGAAGGCGCGGCTGGCCAGGTAGGTGCTGAAGACGAATGTCGTGACGACGGCGTTGAACGCGGCGGAGCCCCAGTCCCAGAGCGCCCAGGACACTAGGGCCCGGCGTCGGGTGGGGGTCGGCGGAGCCGCTGCGGTCGTCGGCGAACCGGTCATGGCGGAACCGTAGCGCCTCCGGGTGTCCGGCCGGGTGCCCGACGACGGACGGTCCCGCACCTCAGCGGCGCAGGGTCTGCTTCGGGTACTCCCCGAACCGCTCGGCGTACGCCGCCGAGAACCGCCCGAGGTGCGCGAACCCCCACCGGGTGGCGACCTGTCCGACCGACACCGACCGGGGGTCGCGGGCGAGCAGTTCGTCGTGCACGCGGTCGAGTCGCACCTGGCGCAGGTACGTCAGCGGCGACACCCCGAACACCCGGCGGAACGACTCCTGCACGCTCCGGACGCTGAGGCCCGCGACCTGCGCCAGGGCCGCGACGGTGACCGGCTCCTCTGCGTGCGCGTGGACGTGCTCGACGGCCGCGCGGAGCTTCGCCTGTCGAGGGTGCAGCAGCTCGGCGGGCAGCCGGTCGAGCTGCGGCGGCACGACCCGGAGGAACGCGTCGACGGTCTGCCGCTTCGCCTCGTGCCAGACGAGCGAGTCGGTGCCGCCCTCACGCAGCGCCCGGGCGAGCGCGCCGAGCGACTCGCGCCAGTTCCGCACCGCCAGACTGTCCGCTTCACGAAGGTGGTCGAAGCGCAGGTCACGGTCCCCGACGTCGAAGTGCTCGGCCGCGACCTCGCGCACGAGACCCCGGTCGAGGTGCACGAGCTGCTCGTCGTAGTCCGCGGCGACGAAGACCACGTCGCGGTGCGCGGGGAACAGCACGGGGTGGCCGACCCGGAGGGGCACGCGGTCGCGCAGCGTGTCCGGCGTGCTCGTGCCGGTCGTCAACCAGGCCATGACCAGGTCGTCGCCCGGTTCCGAGGCGCCGCGGAGGAAGCCGCTCATGGTCGAGCGGCGCATCGACACGTCGGAGTCACCGACGGCCGTGTACCGGTACGAGTACTCGCCCTCGGTGCGGCGGGACAGCCACTGCTTCCCCTCGTAGATGCCGGCGAGGTCGCGGACGGCCGCCTCGGGGTCGGTGCCGGCGACCTCGAAGCGGACCGGGACGGGTCCCTCGGCGCCCGGTCCGGAGGCGATGGGTTCGCTCACCGGGCCACCTGGCTGGGCCGGGAACCAGCGGTATCTGGATATCCTTGCCGCGAGCGCACGGGGACCCTGCCCCGTGCGTCGCTGCGCACGGAGGAGGCGAGCCGATGAGCGAGGTCGACGTCCTGGGCGCCCTGACCCGTCTCGAGTACGCCTCGACGTCGCTGCGGAACCGCCTGCGCGACCGCATCGGCATCTCGGGAGCGGACCTGTCGGTCCTGCAGTACGTGTGGCGCGCGCGGCGCGGAGCCCGGTCGGTCCGGGTGAAGGACCTGACCGCGCACCTCGGTCTGACGGGTCCGGCCGTGACCGGCATCATCGACCGGCTCGAACGCCAGGGCATGCTGCAGCGCGTCCCGAACCCGGAGGACGGTCGGAGCCGGTTCATCCAGCTCACGCCGGGACAGGAGGGTGTGTTCGCAGCAGCGCTGGACAGCACCAACGAGCAGTTGCACGAACTCCTGTCCTCCTTCTCGGAACGAGAGCGCCGGCGACTCGTCCGCATCGTGGACCGCATCGTGGCAGCACTCGACGGTGGGGTACCCCCCACCTCGTAGTGCGAGGTTAGGGCGCTGTCGGTTCGTGGACGAAGCAATTGTCCACGCAGCGCGGATGGGTAGTTTCCCGACCTACTTGCCCGGGCGCGGCCCCGGACGCGGCCGTAGCGTCGGGAGGGATCAGGGACCCCTCACTCGGGGGCCGTGTCCGACGGGAAGGGACACCATGGGCATGTACGAGTCCGAACCGGGCGTCGACCCGGTGCGCATCACCACCATCCGCCGACTGCGCCGCCGCTGGAAGCACGGCGAGCAGCCGACCGACGACCAGGGACTGTTCGACGACCTGTTCGTCAGCACGACGACGCAGCGCTGACGCGCTGACGCACCTGACGGGAGGCCCGTGGCGGGATCGCCACGGGCCTCCCGTCGTGTGCGGGGTCAGCCCTTGACCGCGCCCGAGGTGAGCCCGGAGACGATCGACCGGCGGAACACCAGCACGAGGATCACGATCGGCACGGTCGCCGCGACGCTCGCCGCGAAGATCTGCGCGAACGGCACGGTGAACTGCGTCCCGAACAGGGCGATGCCGACCGGGATGGTGCGGAACGAGTTCTCGCTGTTGAACGTCAGCGCCATGAGGAACTCGCTCCACGAGGCGGTGAAGGTGAAGACGCCGACCGTGAAGAGGCCCGGCTTGGCCATCGGCAGGATCACCGACAGCACCGTGCGCCAGGCGCCGGCTCCGTCGATCTCCGATGCCTCCTCGATGGTCGACGGGATGCCCTGCAGGTAGTTCCGCATGATCCACACGGCGAACGGCAGGTTGAACGCGACGTACGGCACGATCAGCCCCGGGTACGAGTTGAGCAGGCCGAGGTTGCGTTCGAGCAGGTAGAGCGGTGTGAGGACGGCGATCGCCGGGAACACCGACAGCATCAGCAGGGACGTCATGATCGCCGTGCGGCCGCGGATCCACCGTCCGGCGAGCGCGTAGCCGGCGAGGAACGCCAGCGCGAGCACGATGACGGTCGTCGAGACGGCCACGACGATGCTGTTGACCATGTACTGCCCGAGCGCGTTGTCCCGGAACGCCACGACGAAGTTGTCGAGCGTGAACGTCACCGGGAAGGCGGTCGGCGGCGACTGCGCGATCTCGGACGACGGCTTGAACGAGGTCGTCACGAGCCAGTACAGCGGCAACGCGGTGACCACGGCGATGACGACGGCGCTCACGTTGACGGTGTTGACCCACCGACGCCATCCCCTGCGGATCCGTTGACGGGGCATCAGGCCTCGCCTCCCTTCGCCTGGTTGCGGAAGGCCCGGAGGAAGAGCAGGCAGCCGGCGGCCACGATGACCGCGGTGCTCGTGGCGATCGCTGCGCCCGGGCCGATGTTGATGTCCTGGAAGAGCACCTTGTAGCCCATGATCGCGAGCGACTGCGTGCTCGTCCCCGGACCGCCGTTCGTCAGCACGAACGGCAGGTCGAACACCCCGAAGGCCTGCAGGACGCGGAACAGCACCGCGATCGTCAGGGTCGGAGCCAGCTGGGGCAGCACCACCCGCCAGAACGTCTGCCAGGCGTTCGCCCCGTCGAGCTCGGCGGCCTCGTAGTGGTCCTCCGAGATCTGCACGAGGCCGGCGAGCAGGATGATCGCCACGAAAGGGGTCGTCTTCCAGATGTCGGCCAGCATGAGGCCGGTGATCGCGGGGACGGGCTCGCCGAGGATCACCGGCGCCTCCCCGAACAGCGCGAAGAACCAGGTCGCGACGCCGTAGGTGGAGTCGTAGACGTACTTCCACAGCTGTGCGTTGACGATGGTCACCAGCGACCACGGGACGAGCATGAGCGCGAGCATCCAGCCGCGGGTCGCCCCGAGCCGCTCGAGCACGATGGCGACGAGCATCCCGAGGACGAGTTCCACGGTGACCGTCACGACCGTGTACAGGACCGTGAAGCCGAGCGCGCGGTACCAGTCCGCGCTCTGGAGCAGGGCGGCGTAGTTGTCGAACCCGAAGCCCTGGATCGCGAACCCGTCGTAGCCGATCTCGACGTCCGCGAAGCTGAGGACGATCGAGTAGACCACCGGGAACACCGTGACGGCGGCCACGACGAGCAGCGCCGGGGCGGCGAAGCCCCAGGCGCTCCGTGCGCGGAGCCGGTCGAGACGGTTGCGTCCGCTGCGGCGACCGACGGGTTCGGGGCGGGCCGCGCCTCCCGGCCGGGTGGCGGGCCGGGCGTCCGTCGCGGCGCTCACAGTGCCGCTCCCCGGAGCGCGAGATCGATGGCGGAGGCCATCGCGCTCGTGCCGCCGTCGACGGTGCGCTGCCCACCGAGGATGCCGTTGCCGTTCTGGTAGACGCCCTGCGACACCTTCGGGTAGTAGGCGGTCGAGGTGGGCCGCGGGACCAGGGTGATCCCGGCCGCGGTGTCGTACGTCGGGCGCTGCTGGCGCTTCGCGTCCTCGCTGACGAGCGACGCCGAGCGTGCCGGGAGGACACCGCCCTCGCGCGTGAGCAGTTGCTGCGCGGTCTCGCTCGACATCCACCTGGCGAAGGTCAGCGCCGCGGCCGGCTGCTGGGTGTGCGGGTTGATGTAGTTGCCCCACCCGCCGATCGTCGAGTGGTGCTCGTCCATGCCGTCGAAGGTCGGGCGCGCCGCCAGACCGACCTTGCCGCGCACCGCG
The sequence above is drawn from the Curtobacterium sp. L6-1 genome and encodes:
- a CDS encoding putative protein N(5)-glutamine methyltransferase, producing MTARDALAARLRAGGSVFAEDEADLLLAAGDGDPGRLRGLVQRRIAGEPLEYVLGWAAFDGHRVRVTPGVFVPRARTRAVVVQAARRLQQYDRVVDLCCGAGAIGLALLERIGPLDLVAADVDPDATDVAAENLGDRGIVVTGDLFAPLPTRFRGAVDVVAVNAPYVPTDAITTMPSEARDHEHRVALDGGADGLDLHRRIAAEAGDWLRPGGAVVIEVSADQASASGELFRAAGLGVEVARDDEVDGTCVVATLPD
- a CDS encoding ribose-phosphate diphosphokinase — encoded protein: MSGIKTTGQKRLVLVSGRAHPELSKAIAEELGVDLVPTDARTFANGELYARFDESVRGCDAFVIQSHTAPINEWLMEQLIMVDALKRASAKRITVVAPFYPYARQDKKGRGREPISARLVADLFKAAGAHRIMSVDLHAPQIQGFFDGPVDHLFAMPVLLERFKEMLDPETLTVVSPDMGRVRVADIWSEKLGAPLAIIHKRRDPLVPNQVSVHEIVGDVSGRWCLLVDDLIDTGRTIAKAAGALKASGAKGVVVAATHAVFSDPATELLQSEFIDRVVVTDTLPVPVEKRWDKLEVLPIAPLIARAIHEVFDDGSVTSMFDGAA
- the glmU gene encoding bifunctional UDP-N-acetylglucosamine diphosphorylase/glucosamine-1-phosphate N-acetyltransferase GlmU, translated to MTDQRIAVVVLAAGQGTRMKSTLPKVLHRLAGLPLIAHVLQTAESLSPEHVAVVVRHERERVAAEVTERAPDALVVDQDDVPGTGRAVQVAVDALPTDFDGVVVVLSGDVPLLDAQSLHGLVDAHASQSNAVTFVSAIQDDPTGLGRILRDASGAFTGVVEHKDATDEQRAVTETNAGIYAFDVTHLRAVLPALTTENAQGEKYITDVPALIAARGGRVDVVTLTDPWLVAGINDRAQLSDAARELNARIVRRHQLAGVTVQDPASTWIDLDVTIEPDAEVLPGTQLLGATAIAAGAVVGPGTTLRDTEVGAGATVNRVDATLAVIGDGASVGPFAYLRPGTILGERGKIGTFVETKNAVIGRGSKVPHLSYIGDTEVGDDSNIGANTITANYDGVHKHRTVIGSDVRTGSHNVFVAPVRIGDGAYTGAGTTIRKDVPAGSLAISYAPQRNTEGWVEENRPGTAAAEAARRARGE
- a CDS encoding alcohol dehydrogenase catalytic domain-containing protein, encoding MKAVVWHGIGDIRLDEVPEPTIQDPHDAIVHITRSAICGTDLHFVRGTMAPMQEGTILGHEAVGVVTQVGDAVRGFSAGDRVLINSTISCGACRYCRMGKTAQCDVANPNGPQAGTSFFGGPESTGPVNGLQAEYVRVPWAQNTMHPLPENVSDEQAILLSDIFPTGWFGAELAGVTRGDVVVVFGAGIVGQFAAASAFKQGAGRVIVVDGEETRLAAALAQNCEVVDYNREDPVQAILDLTNGIGADAVIDAVGVDAERPKRGPAAVSEEQAAAFDAEVAQVAPDAAKDGFGEQQQWKPGDGPSQVAQWAVASVAKYGRIGIIGVYGPTAQSYPIGEAMNKNLTIRMGNCDHHSVTPPLIDMVAAGQFDPTALITEHEHIGSAIDAYEAFDRREPGWIKVELTDTSA
- a CDS encoding MFS transporter, giving the protein MTGSPTTAAAPPTPTRRRALVSWALWDWGSAAFNAVVTTFVFSTYLASRAFVDPALVAAEDSSAAAAAAVERELAHNAAVVSTALTVAGIVVALVAPAVGRLADTSGHRRRSVLIATIGIVLSIVGMVFVAPEQPYLVLGAALIGIGTVAYEIACVGYNAMLGQVASGPRTGRVSAIGWAAGYFGGIVLLVVLLLLCIQDFGVTGRGGVLQLPATVAGGQWDVRVAIGIAAVWLAVSSVPLFVVVPEAPADPTRRGSLWSAYADLGRDVARLWRTRRNVLAFLLASAVFRDGVGAVFTFGGIIAAQVFGFSPSGVILFAIVANVVAGIATVLSGRLDDRFGSGPLIMVSLVGLSVFGTAVLFAGSAQASFWVLGLGLCVFVGPVQSSSRAYLAKLATPGREGELFGLYATTGRAASFIAPALFGLAVTIGGSTRYGILGVVVVLVAGLVLMAFVRDESRAAA
- a CDS encoding AraC family transcriptional regulator gives rise to the protein MSEPIASGPGAEGPVPVRFEVAGTDPEAAVRDLAGIYEGKQWLSRRTEGEYSYRYTAVGDSDVSMRRSTMSGFLRGASEPGDDLVMAWLTTGTSTPDTLRDRVPLRVGHPVLFPAHRDVVFVAADYDEQLVHLDRGLVREVAAEHFDVGDRDLRFDHLREADSLAVRNWRESLGALARALREGGTDSLVWHEAKRQTVDAFLRVVPPQLDRLPAELLHPRQAKLRAAVEHVHAHAEEPVTVAALAQVAGLSVRSVQESFRRVFGVSPLTYLRQVRLDRVHDELLARDPRSVSVGQVATRWGFAHLGRFSAAYAERFGEYPKQTLRR
- a CDS encoding MarR family winged helix-turn-helix transcriptional regulator; the encoded protein is MSEVDVLGALTRLEYASTSLRNRLRDRIGISGADLSVLQYVWRARRGARSVRVKDLTAHLGLTGPAVTGIIDRLERQGMLQRVPNPEDGRSRFIQLTPGQEGVFAAALDSTNEQLHELLSSFSERERRRLVRIVDRIVAALDGGVPPTS
- a CDS encoding carbohydrate ABC transporter permease, which encodes MPRQRIRRGWRRWVNTVNVSAVVIAVVTALPLYWLVTTSFKPSSEIAQSPPTAFPVTFTLDNFVVAFRDNALGQYMVNSIVVAVSTTVIVLALAFLAGYALAGRWIRGRTAIMTSLLMLSVFPAIAVLTPLYLLERNLGLLNSYPGLIVPYVAFNLPFAVWIMRNYLQGIPSTIEEASEIDGAGAWRTVLSVILPMAKPGLFTVGVFTFTASWSEFLMALTFNSENSFRTIPVGIALFGTQFTVPFAQIFAASVAATVPIVILVLVFRRSIVSGLTSGAVKG
- a CDS encoding carbohydrate ABC transporter permease, with product MSAATDARPATRPGGAARPEPVGRRSGRNRLDRLRARSAWGFAAPALLVVAAVTVFPVVYSIVLSFADVEIGYDGFAIQGFGFDNYAALLQSADWYRALGFTVLYTVVTVTVELVLGMLVAIVLERLGATRGWMLALMLVPWSLVTIVNAQLWKYVYDSTYGVATWFFALFGEAPVILGEPVPAITGLMLADIWKTTPFVAIILLAGLVQISEDHYEAAELDGANAWQTFWRVVLPQLAPTLTIAVLFRVLQAFGVFDLPFVLTNGGPGTSTQSLAIMGYKVLFQDINIGPGAAIATSTAVIVAAGCLLFLRAFRNQAKGGEA